From a single Labrenzia sp. PHM005 genomic region:
- a CDS encoding GNAT family N-acetyltransferase, with protein sequence MKVPAPTERLQFREAREADAAFFFELMNQESYIRGIADRGITSQEKAAEHIREKHTASYERNGFGLWLVEKTGCRTPIGISGLVDREGFDIPDLGYGFLDAHTAKGYAREAALSVLEFAENTLKLSALCAIVSPDNTRSSHLLKMVGFTFSKQNSYPPTGEPIDVYLWNAR encoded by the coding sequence ATGAAGGTTCCCGCGCCAACAGAACGGCTGCAGTTTCGTGAGGCTAGAGAAGCAGACGCTGCGTTCTTTTTCGAATTGATGAATCAGGAAAGCTATATTCGCGGGATCGCTGATCGCGGCATTACTTCGCAGGAAAAAGCTGCGGAGCATATTCGTGAAAAACACACTGCAAGTTATGAAAGAAACGGCTTTGGCCTTTGGCTTGTAGAAAAAACCGGCTGTAGAACACCCATTGGCATCTCAGGGCTCGTTGATCGTGAGGGCTTTGACATTCCCGATCTTGGCTATGGATTCCTGGACGCTCATACAGCTAAGGGGTATGCGCGCGAAGCCGCTTTGAGTGTGCTGGAATTTGCTGAAAATACTCTGAAATTGAGTGCTCTGTGCGCGATTGTGTCTCCAGATAACACCCGATCAAGTCATCTGCTGAAGATGGTTGGATTTACCTTCAGCAAACAAAACAGTTATCCGCCAACCGGCGAACCCATTGATGTATATCTCTGGAATGCACGCTAG
- the irrA gene encoding iron response transcriptional regulator IrrA produces the protein MTIEMMTETAGKDVTNMLRDAGLRPTRQRVSLAELLYSKGDRHLSAELLHEEAVAADVPVSLATVYNTLHQFTEAGLLREVAIEGTKTYFDTKVSDHHHFFIEGENEVIDIPSDEVSIGQLPEIPEGMEVVHVDVVVRLRKKR, from the coding sequence ATGACGATCGAGATGATGACCGAAACGGCCGGGAAAGATGTAACCAACATGTTGCGTGACGCTGGTTTGCGGCCAACGCGGCAACGGGTCTCGCTGGCTGAGTTGCTCTATTCAAAGGGCGACCGGCACCTGTCTGCCGAACTTCTGCATGAAGAAGCCGTTGCGGCCGATGTTCCGGTGTCTTTGGCAACGGTCTACAACACGCTGCACCAGTTCACGGAAGCTGGCCTTTTGCGCGAAGTCGCCATTGAAGGCACCAAGACCTATTTCGACACCAAAGTGTCCGATCACCACCACTTCTTCATCGAAGGTGAAAATGAGGTGATCGATATTCCAAGCGACGAAGTGAGCATTGGCCAGCTGCCGGAAATCCCGGAAGGCATGGAAGTTGTTCACGTTGACGTCGTCGTCCGGCTGCGCAAGAAGCGGTAA
- the fabA gene encoding 3-hydroxyacyl-[acyl-carrier-protein] dehydratase FabA: MTDRRSSYDYEALLACGRGELFGPGNAQLPLPPMLMFDRITEISETGGEYDKGYVRAEFDIKPDLWFFPCHFQGNPIMPGCLGLDALWQLTGFHLGWQGLEGKGMALSTGEIKFKGMVTPETKLVEYGVDFKRVMKGRLVLGIADGWLKADGEQIYKAKDLRVGLSTA, from the coding sequence ATGACCGATCGCCGCTCCAGCTACGACTACGAAGCTCTTCTCGCCTGCGGCCGCGGCGAGCTGTTTGGCCCGGGCAATGCGCAATTGCCTCTCCCGCCGATGTTGATGTTCGACCGGATTACGGAGATTTCCGAAACCGGCGGCGAATATGACAAGGGTTATGTCCGGGCAGAATTCGATATCAAGCCGGACCTGTGGTTCTTTCCGTGCCACTTTCAGGGCAATCCGATCATGCCAGGCTGTCTGGGTTTGGACGCCCTGTGGCAGCTGACTGGTTTTCATCTGGGCTGGCAGGGGCTTGAAGGCAAAGGCATGGCGCTCTCCACCGGTGAAATCAAGTTTAAAGGCATGGTCACGCCGGAAACAAAGCTCGTGGAATATGGCGTTGATTTCAAACGCGTCATGAAAGGCCGCTTGGTTCTGGGCATTGCAGACGGCTGGCTGAAAGCTGACGGCGAGCAAATCTACAAGGCAAAAGATCTGCGTGTGGGCCTGTCCACCGCATAA